A window of the Zeugodacus cucurbitae isolate PBARC_wt_2022May chromosome 4, idZeuCucr1.2, whole genome shotgun sequence genome harbors these coding sequences:
- the LOC105214752 gene encoding leucine--tRNA ligase, mitochondrial, whose amino-acid sequence MQLLLRSGLLQHFKHFYSKRFLTQSATGIQVSELTNDVKHEIESHWRTQVSQGQFDPTRNDKFYVLSMFPYPSGTLHMGHVRVYAISDTVARFHRMCGRNVFQPIGWDAFGLPAENAAIQRGVEPAEWTDANIEQMKKQLQALSCSFDWKHEMSTCSPEYYKWTQKLFLMLYNKGLAYQNEALVNWDPVDNTVLADEQVDANGCSWRSGAKVQKKLLNQWFIRTTAYAKALLDGLEDPILQDWRDIINLQRHWIGDCDGYAFQLLTSATNYLRIWTRNPEHLKDPNSFIVLKQNHYLSKLSNASRLTVENPFAGTIIPVIFSDLADFPEKCDVYLAAPSFREQDKELQETFGLAFFAHTKTSTTINAKSAREEVLEAATRLKIGGYRVSSKLQDWLISRQRYWGTPIPIIHCNKCGAVPVPEQQLPVVLPDKNILETKREESLRCTCPNCGDTEAKRETDTMDTFVDSSWYYLRFLDPSYTGDMVNKELVNKCMPVDLYIGGKEHAVLHLYYARFVNHFLHSCGLSPTPEPFSRLLVQGMVMGRSFRVKGSGRYVKEDEVEIVNAKKNQALLKETKEPVVMTWEKMSKSKFNGVDPTDMFKEYGTDTTRLISLADVAPTSHRNWSSATFPGILNWQKRLWLTLNDFYAARTAVGDAALENVDTKSEAFQVEDNKLFDARNFYVKGATFNYRHTHQLSVAISKMQGLTNSLRRTPKHIVRFSPQYERALSSQIIMLAPMAPHFASELWSKFVAIPNRLNASTPELQWERDVLEQRWPDIDADYKLDLTIKVNGFENCSIKVARSNLDRITHNDAMDIAFNTASVTSYLTDKKIRTTNFVLYPGIEAILNIYVDKIKQSTAQATNSDEEVVNK is encoded by the exons atgcaGCTACTTTTGCGTTCAGGTTTGTTACAGcattttaaacacttttatagCAAGCGATTTTTAACGCAAAGCGCAACCGGCATTCAG gTATCGGAGCTCACAAATGATGTAAAACATGAAATAGAATCACATTGGCGTACACAAGTGTCACAGGGGCAATTTGATCCAACACGAAATGATAAGTTCTATGTGCTTTCGATGTTTCCATACCCGTCGGGTACGCTGCATATGGGTCATGTAAGAGTTTATGCAATAAGCGATACGGTAGCACGCTTTCATCGTATGTGTGGTCGAAATGTATTTCAACCCATTGGCTGGGATGCCTTTGGTTTGCCTGCCGAGAACGCAGCGATACAGAGAGGTGTAGAGCCAGCCGAATGGACCGATGCGAATATTGAGCAAATGAAGAAACAACTGCAAGCCTTAAGTTGCTCGTTTGATTGGAAACATGAAATGTCAACTTGTTCACCAGAGTACTACAAATGGACGCAGAAACTATTCTTGATGCTCTACAACAAAGGATTGGCATATCAAAATGAg GCTTTAGTGAATTGGGATCCCGTAGATAATACTGTTTTGGCTGATGAGCAAGTAGACGCAAATGGTTGCTCTTGGCGTTCAGGTGCAAAAGTACAGAAGAAATTACTAAATCAGTGGTTTATACGCACTACAGCGTACGCCAAAGCCTTACTGGACGGTTTGGAAGATCCAATACTTCAAGATTGGCGTGATATTATTAATTTGCAACGCCACTGGATTGGCGATTGTGATGGTTATGCATTTCAACTACTTACTTCCGCAACAAATTACTTACGCATTTGGACTAGGAATCCGGAACATTTGAAAGATCCAAATTCATTCATAGTCTTAAAACAAAATCATTACTTATCCAAATTAAGCAACGCCTCGCGTCTAACAGTCGAAAATCCATTCGCTGGCACTATCATACCCGTCATTTTTAGCGATTTGGCTGATTTTCCTGAGAAGTGTGATGTATATTTAGCTGCGCCCAGTTTTCGCGAACAGGACAAGGAACTGCAGGAAACCTTTGGACTTGCATTTTTTGCGCACACAAAGACTTCCACAACAATAAATGCTAAATCAGCGCGCGAAGAAGTCTTAGAAGCGGCAACACGTTTGAAAATTGGTGGCTATCGCGTTTCTTCCAAGTTGCAAGATTGGCTGATATCACGTCAGCGTTACTGGGGCACACCCATACCAATAATACACTGTAATAAATGTGGCGCCGTACCTGTGCCTGAGCAGCAACTGCCAGTGGTGCTGCCAGACAAAAATATTCTGGAGACAAAACGCGAAGAATCTTTACGCTGCACTTGTCCCAATTGTGGCGATACAGAAGCGAAACGTGAAACTGATACTATGGATACATTTGTCGACAGTTCCTGGTACTATCTGCGTTTCTTAGATCCAAGCTACACTGGTGATATGGTAAATAAGGAACtggtaaataaatgtatgcctgttgatttatatattggtGGCAAAGAGCATGCAGTGCTGCATTTATACTATGCGCGTTTTGTAAATCACTTCCTGCATAGTTGTGGCCTATCTCCCACACCCGAACCTTTTTCGCGTTTACTGGTGCAAGGTATGGTTATGGGTAGATCATTTCGGGTTAAGGGTTCAGGGCGCTACGTAAAAGAAGACGAG gtTGAGATTGTGAATGCCAAAAAGAATCAAGCGCTTCTCAAGGAAACCAAAGAGCCTGTCGTTATGACGTGGGAGAAAATGTCGAAGTCCAAGTTCAATGGTGTTGATCCCACAGATATGTTTAAGGAATATGGTACTGATACTACACGCTTGATATCGCTGGCTGATGTGGCGCCAACATCGCATCGGAACTGGTCTAGcgcaa CCTTCCCTGGCATACTTAATTGGCAAAAGCGTCTTTGGTTAACTTTGAACGATTTTTATGCGGCGCGTACTGCTGTGGGCGATGCTGCTTTGGAAAATGTGGACACCAAAAGTGAAGCGTTTCAAGTTGAAGATAATAAACTCTTTGACGCGCGTAACTTTTACGTGAAAGGTGCCACATTTAACTACCGCCATACACATCAATTGAGCGTGGCTATCTCAAAGATGCAGGGTCTAACCAATTCGCTGCGG CGCACACCCAAACATATTGTGCGTTTTAGTCCACAATATGAACGCGCATTATCCAGTCAAATCATAATGCTCGCACCAATGGCGCCACACTTCGCTTCGGAATTGTGGTCGAAATTCGTAGCGATACCAAATCGTTTGAACGCGTCTACGCCGGAACTGCAATGGGAGCGTGATGTTTTGGAGCAGCGTTGGCCAGATATTGACGCCGATTATAAGCTGGACTTAACCATTAAA GTGAATGGCTTTGAAAATTGCTCTATTAAAGTGGCGCGCAGCAATTTGGACCGTATAACACATAACGATGCAATGGATATTGCATTCAACACCGCATCTGTTACTTCCTATCTAACCGATAAGAAGATACGTACGACAAATTTCGTACTCTATCCGGGTATTGAGgctatattgaatatttatgttGACAAAATTAAGCAATCTACTGCGCAAGCAACTAATTCCGATGAGGAGGTTGTTAACaagtaa